A stretch of Anaeromyxobacter dehalogenans 2CP-1 DNA encodes these proteins:
- a CDS encoding M23 family metallopeptidase, whose amino-acid sequence MIAPAAAPAADPRLREAAQALEAMLLREIVKTSGAFRGGEGAGAGVRADLFADALSDAVARSGGIGLAGEITRSLGGAGDPAPAPPAGPSLPRGVAPGALAAPLLGRLTSAFGPRADPLTGAATRHDGVDVAAPEGTPVRAPAAGVVVRAGPRGGYGNAVEVDHGGGLLTLYGHAAEVRVRPGQVVAAGDELALVGSTGRSTGPHLHFEVRMRGRAIDPARALKIYAQRADERGRSGP is encoded by the coding sequence GTGATCGCGCCCGCCGCCGCGCCCGCCGCGGATCCGCGGCTGCGGGAGGCCGCGCAGGCGCTCGAGGCCATGCTGCTCCGCGAGATCGTGAAGACGAGCGGCGCGTTCCGCGGCGGCGAGGGCGCCGGCGCCGGGGTCCGCGCCGACCTGTTCGCCGACGCGCTCTCCGACGCGGTGGCGCGCTCGGGCGGCATCGGGCTCGCCGGCGAGATCACCCGATCGCTCGGAGGCGCCGGAGATCCCGCGCCGGCCCCGCCGGCCGGCCCGTCCCTGCCGCGGGGCGTCGCGCCCGGCGCGCTCGCGGCGCCGCTGCTGGGCCGGCTCACCAGCGCGTTCGGCCCGCGCGCCGATCCGCTCACCGGCGCCGCCACCCGCCACGACGGCGTGGACGTCGCCGCGCCGGAGGGCACGCCGGTGCGCGCCCCCGCGGCCGGGGTGGTCGTCCGCGCCGGACCGCGCGGCGGCTACGGCAACGCGGTGGAGGTGGACCACGGCGGCGGCCTGCTGACGCTGTACGGGCACGCCGCCGAGGTGCGCGTCCGCCCGGGCCAGGTGGTGGCCGCGGGGGACGAGCTGGCGCTGGTGGGGAGCACCGGCCGCTCCACCGGGCCGCACCTCCACTTCGAGGTCCGGATGAGGGGCCGGGCGATCGATCCGGCGCGAGCCCTCAAGATCTACGCACAGCGTGCCGATGAGCGCGGCAGGAGCGGACCGTGA
- a CDS encoding flagellar biosynthesis anti-sigma factor FlgM, whose product MKINDAAEIRRVQAGRTAGSPRTREAGAPAADRVSTESLARLEAAAATARTGAAQDRAVRLEAIEAAVKQGTFRPDPQRIAQRILEDAELTAQLRAMLER is encoded by the coding sequence ATGAAGATCAACGATGCCGCAGAGATCCGTCGCGTCCAGGCGGGACGTACCGCGGGGTCGCCGCGCACCCGGGAGGCGGGTGCGCCGGCTGCCGACCGGGTCTCGACCGAGTCGCTGGCGCGGCTCGAGGCCGCCGCCGCCACCGCCCGGACCGGGGCGGCGCAGGACCGCGCCGTGCGGCTCGAGGCCATCGAGGCGGCGGTGAAGCAGGGCACCTTCCGGCCGGATCCGCAGCGCATCGCGCAGCGGATCCTCGAGGACGCCGAGCTGACCGCGCAGCTGCGCGCGATGCTCGAGCGGTGA
- the flgK gene encoding flagellar hook-associated protein FlgK has product MADLLSILSSSAASLAAQRAAAATASHNLQNANTPGYARQRAVLATTLPAQQAGGAWIGRGATLAQVTQARDRFLEAQLPAAQGRAARSAAASSLLGAVQVLDPEAEGGPGEALGGLYASLTELSQAPSDPGLRQAAVAAARTLALSLNRARQGLEDARAGADARIAAGLSDANALAAEVAALNRDIRAARAVGAGEPNDLLDARQRSVDRLAELTGATPAATSEGDVSLLLPGGSALVAGLSASTLLPQPGPDGHLSVQLATGGVCADVAPGGELGGLVDASSGPLKDAITALDQLAWAVGNQLNSVHRAGWGLDGGTGRDLLDVGATAAGAARRIAVSAAVAADPSRLATASAAGQPGDAGNVLALLATSTTRIATGQGSDLLAGLDATGALSRITGTFGAAARGLAASAAQDAGLAGHLATMRESASGVSVDEELLEMEKAQRAYDAISKVIQASSEMFDTLLKLE; this is encoded by the coding sequence GTGGCCGACCTGCTGAGCATCCTCTCCTCCAGCGCCGCCAGCCTCGCGGCGCAGCGCGCCGCCGCCGCGACCGCGTCGCACAACCTGCAGAACGCGAACACCCCCGGCTACGCGCGCCAGCGCGCGGTGCTCGCCACCACCCTCCCCGCCCAGCAGGCCGGCGGGGCCTGGATCGGCCGCGGCGCCACGCTGGCGCAGGTGACGCAGGCGCGCGACCGGTTCCTGGAGGCACAGCTCCCCGCGGCGCAGGGCCGGGCTGCCCGCTCCGCCGCGGCGTCCTCGCTGCTCGGGGCGGTCCAGGTGCTGGACCCGGAGGCGGAGGGCGGGCCCGGCGAGGCGCTCGGCGGCCTCTACGCCTCGCTCACCGAGCTGTCGCAGGCGCCCTCGGATCCCGGCCTCCGCCAGGCGGCGGTCGCGGCCGCCCGCACGCTCGCGCTCTCGCTGAACCGCGCGCGCCAGGGGCTGGAGGACGCGCGCGCCGGCGCCGACGCGCGCATCGCCGCCGGCCTGTCGGACGCGAACGCCCTCGCCGCCGAGGTGGCCGCGCTGAACCGCGACATCCGGGCGGCGCGCGCCGTCGGCGCCGGCGAGCCGAACGACCTGCTCGACGCCCGCCAGCGCTCCGTGGACCGCCTCGCCGAGCTCACCGGCGCGACGCCGGCCGCGACGAGCGAGGGCGACGTCTCGCTGCTCCTGCCCGGCGGCTCCGCGCTGGTCGCCGGCCTGAGCGCTTCCACGCTGCTCCCGCAGCCCGGCCCGGACGGCCACCTCTCGGTGCAGCTCGCCACCGGCGGCGTCTGCGCGGACGTCGCGCCCGGGGGCGAGCTGGGCGGGCTCGTCGACGCGTCGTCCGGCCCTTTGAAGGACGCGATCACCGCGCTCGACCAGCTCGCCTGGGCGGTCGGCAACCAGCTCAACTCCGTGCACCGCGCCGGCTGGGGGCTCGACGGCGGCACCGGGCGGGACCTGCTCGACGTGGGCGCCACCGCCGCCGGCGCGGCCCGGCGCATCGCGGTGTCCGCCGCGGTGGCCGCCGATCCCTCGCGCCTCGCCACCGCCAGCGCCGCCGGTCAGCCCGGCGACGCCGGCAACGTCCTCGCGCTGCTCGCCACCTCGACCACGCGGATCGCGACCGGCCAGGGCTCCGACCTGCTGGCCGGCCTGGACGCCACCGGGGCGCTCTCGCGGATCACCGGCACGTTCGGCGCCGCCGCGCGCGGGCTGGCCGCGTCCGCCGCCCAGGACGCGGGGCTCGCCGGCCACCTCGCCACGATGCGCGAGTCGGCCAGCGGCGTCTCGGTGGACGAGGAGCTGCTGGAGATGGAGAAGGCGCAGCGCGCCTACGACGCCATCTCGAAGGTGATCCAGGCCTCCTCCGAGATGTTCGACACCCTGCTGAAGCTGGAGTAG
- a CDS encoding flagellar hook protein FlgL, with amino-acid sequence MRVTDRMTFDRAALEGGQARARLDRAVAQAASGVRVVHPGDDPGAAARIAAERVKVQRMDAIATATARASDELAAVDAALGEVANGLARAQELATMFASAPYDAAQRAAGAREVRGILASAVASLGVKVGNRYLLGGFRDGAPPFDAGGAYQGDGGVREVEIAPGVRQPAGVRADVAIAGAGGGVDVLATLGALAAALEANDPEAVRATLSPLARGTDQLASGRGAAGAAMATLDAATRAGEAARDAARIAIGKLADADPIAAASELALAQRALDAALTATAKGFQLTLLDRLR; translated from the coding sequence ATGCGCGTCACCGACCGGATGACCTTCGACCGCGCCGCCCTCGAGGGCGGCCAGGCCCGCGCGCGGCTCGACCGCGCCGTGGCGCAGGCCGCGAGCGGCGTGCGCGTGGTCCACCCCGGCGACGACCCCGGGGCCGCCGCGCGCATCGCGGCCGAGCGGGTGAAGGTGCAGCGCATGGACGCGATCGCCACGGCCACGGCGCGCGCCTCGGACGAGCTCGCCGCGGTGGACGCGGCGCTCGGCGAGGTGGCGAACGGCCTCGCGCGCGCGCAGGAGCTCGCGACGATGTTCGCGAGCGCCCCCTACGACGCGGCGCAGCGGGCGGCGGGCGCGCGGGAGGTGCGCGGGATCTTGGCCTCGGCGGTGGCCAGCCTCGGCGTGAAGGTGGGCAACCGCTACCTGCTGGGCGGGTTCCGGGATGGCGCGCCCCCGTTCGACGCGGGCGGCGCGTACCAGGGGGACGGGGGGGTGCGCGAGGTGGAGATCGCCCCGGGCGTGCGGCAGCCGGCCGGCGTCCGCGCCGACGTGGCCATCGCCGGGGCGGGCGGCGGGGTCGACGTGCTCGCCACGCTCGGCGCGCTGGCCGCGGCGCTCGAGGCGAACGACCCGGAGGCCGTCCGCGCCACCCTCTCGCCGCTCGCGCGCGGCACCGATCAGCTCGCCTCCGGCCGCGGCGCGGCCGGCGCGGCCATGGCCACCCTCGACGCCGCGACGCGCGCCGGCGAGGCCGCCCGCGACGCCGCGCGGATCGCGATCGGGAAGCTGGCCGACGCCGACCCCATCGCCGCCGCGAGCGAGCTGGCCCTGGCGCAGCGCGCGCTGGACGCGGCGCTCACCGCCACCGCGAAGGGGTTCCAGCTCACCCTGCTCGACCGGCTGCGGTGA